CTCTATATTTTCTTTATGAGATGTGTGTATTTGAGTTTGCATCTCTTCTGATAAGCAGGTAAGCAAGTCCTTTTTTTTTTGAGAGGACATAATAAGAGAGCTTAAGGTACAAAAAGCTACTTTATCCATAACTTAACTCTCACTCTCAGGAGGCTTCATCTTTCCTTCTTTTTCTTTAAAGGGAGCGATTTTAAGCAGATTTCTCCAATTTCCTTTTTCTTTAAGGAAGGGATAGAACTTCCAAATCATCCAACCGATAAGCAAAGCAAATATAAATAAGCAAAACATCAGAAGAAAAAAGACAATACGGAAACGGGAAGCTGAGTGTTTATTTAATATAATTGACCAAATGCTCACATATTCATTTCCAGCCCCTTCTAAAGACTCGCTCATGGGAGTTAATGAGACATCAATAAAACGCGCACGATCTGAAATAACTGTGACATCATTGAGATCAAGGCCTGTTACGCTACCAGATACAAGGCGTTTAATTTTAGAAGAGAGATGAGCATTAGGGTCATCGAATATTCCTTGATGCTTTACATAGACGGCTGCTGTAATTTTTTTCAATTTCTCTTGTTGTGATCCATAAGCCATAGAAGAAGCTTCAGTAGAGGGAAAAGAGATTTGTACATCTGCATCTAGCACACCGTCGATTTTACGGATCATGTTAGCGATTTGCTCAGCAAGCCCTGCTTGATAACGAATGGTTTCTTCTTTTTCTGAAGACATCAAACCCGCTTTTGCAAAAAGGTCTAGTAAGCTTGTTCCTTTTTTACGAGGCAATCCATTTTGATTTAAAATAGCCATGGCTTTTGTAGAATGGGCTCCATCAACTGTGATGCTCCATTTTACGGCTTCATTTCCTGTTGCACTAGCTCCTGTACTTACAGCTTGCATTTTCTCTGAAGAGATCCCTCTACTTGCTAGAAAGACAATGATCTCATTTGCCTCTCTTTCATCGACATCATTTATGATGATCATATTACGATCACAGCTTACAAAAGTAAGAAGAAGAAAAACGAAGAGGTATTTTAAAATTTTGTTAATAGTCATAAATCAATAGTTGTAAAGATTGAAAATTGCCAAGTCTGTCATGCTTATGTGACAAGATGCCTTATTTATTAACTTATAGCAGTTTGTCTTAGCTTCGTCAAATTAGAACTCCATTTTAGTAGCAATCAGGCCCGGGCCCAAAGCGACGAAGGAGATAGTCTTTTATACCTCGTAGAGCTGCTTTATAGGTAAAAAGTTTATGTCTTTTTCTTTCTTGTTCAGCTTTAGCGTAAAAAGGTTTAAAACAAGTATACTGTATAGATTTCAGCAAATAGATTTTTATCAGATGAAGGGTCTCGGGAATTAATACTCGTGTATAGATGCTTAAAAGGTGCTTAAAAGCACAGTTACGCTCGATCCAAAGAAGACGATTGCGCCACCAAAAATAGGTGCTATGTGTTTTACCTGTAAAAGAAGCAGAAACTTTATGCCAAATTTTTGCAGAGGGATAACTAATAATTTGAAATCCTTTGCGTTTGGCACGCATACAAAAATCGGATTCTTCCCAAATCAAAAAAAAGCGAGATTCCAAGAGACCTATTTGTTCGAAAACTTCTTTTTTGATCATCATAGCAGCCCCACAAACATAATCAATACAGAAGGCGGTGTCCCAATTCTCATCTAATGCGTGTAATCCGATTAAATCAAAAACTCCTTTTTTTTGATTCCAAGTTCCTCCGAAATGATCTAATTTTCCCTCGTTCTGCATCAGGCAAATTTTAGCTCCAAGAACTCCTGCCTTAGGGAATTGTTGAAATCCTAGCATGAAGTGCTTTAATAAATCAGAAGAAACCTTGGTATCATTGTTTAGCAGCAAAACAAAGTCGGCTTTGTAATTTAAAGCGTATTGGATTCCTATATTATTACCACCTGTGAATCCTAAGTTGGTTTGATTTTCTAGCAGTACGTGATTAGGGAACTGAAGCTTTATAGCAGAAATAGAATCATCCTTTGATCCATTATCAACAATGATTACTTGATAGTTAGAATAGTCCAATGACTCTAGAGAACTTAGGCAGATTAGAGTATCTTGCCTCCCATTCCAATTTACAATAATAATAAAAATCTTAGGAAGATAGGCTGAGGGCATAAGAGGACCATCCGGCTTTGCGATATTCACTCGCTGCTTGTTTTGGGTTTTCTGCTTGATAGATTCCTCGACCCACAATGATTATATCACTTCCTGCTTTGATGGCTGCGTCTGGGGTTTGGTATGTCTGTCCTAAACCGTCTTTATCATTAGCAAACTGAATACCAGGTGTAAAGTGAATCCATTTTGGGTTGTTAGAAATTTTTTTTAAACAAATGAAACCAATCACAAAATCCTCATGTTGTTCAGCCATTTTTAGCGTAGCTTCTACATATTCTTCTTTAGCAAGGGTTCCAGAAGAGCTCATCTCTGCTAATAGAAGCAATGCTCTGTTAGAGATAAGACCTATATTTTTAAGAGCTGCGATAATACCAGGCCCTGCAACACTATGTGCATTGATCAAATCAGCCCATTCAACCATTTTAAAAGGGCCTCCCTGATATTGTAATTGTACGGTATTTCCAATGTCCGCAAATTTACGATCTTCAAAAATCGTAAAGTTCTCTTTATGACTAAGCTCTTGGAGCTTTTTTGTAGTATTTGGATGAAAATCGTTGAGAATGTCTATGTGTGTTTTTAACATGCAGATTTCAGGTCCTATCAACTCTGTAAAAGCAATTAAGGCATCAGATGAGGTAAAATCAGCTGCAACGCAGAGATTGCTTTGTTTTTCTTGACAGATGCTAAATAGTTTTTTTGCAACTGGATTAGGACAAAATGCTATTCTTTGTTCATAACTATATTTTCTTGTCATAGGTTTTTAAAAAACAAGTAACATTTTGAAATATATTTTCTTCGATTTTTTTCTCTTCATATAATACTTCCAAGGCTTCATAAATACTGATTAAGCTGTGAACAGAAAGCCCATTTTTTTGCAGGGCTTTTACATCTGATTGCTCGCGGTTGAGCACAACACAAATATTCTTAACAATGACTCCTAGATTTTGTAGGGGAATAACTGTTTCAAGAATGCTTTTACCTGTAGTAATCACATCTTCAATGACTAAACAAAGCTGCTCTTTACTAAATATTCCCTCAATAATAGATTTTGTTCCATATTCCTTAATCTCCTTACGGCGCATCAGCATGGGAATATTATATTTTAAAGAGATAGCTGTCGCAAGAGGAAGAGCAGTATAAGGCACTCCACAAATCAAACTAAATTCTAAATCAGACGCAAGTTGCCAGAGGGCATCGCGGATTTCTTTTACCATCTTTGGAAAAGAAATAATCCGTCTTAAATCGATGTAAATCGGAGAAGTAATACCACTCTTTAAAACAAAATGGCCAAATTGAATCGATCCTATGCTGAAAAGATCAAGAATCATTTTTTTAGTTTGTAATTGGATCATCTTTGCTCTTTTGTATGGTATTTTGCTGCTAAATAAGGATCCCACATCATACCTGTTGCGGTCATTGCGGCATGAGCTTTTGCTTTAAAAAAAACAGAAAAATGCTCTGGCAGGGAAATACCTCCTACTCCGATTAAGGTAAGGTCGAGCTTTTCTTTTTGGATAATTTCATGGGCTTGTGTAATAAATCGCACTGCAGTGGAGAGAATAGGTCCTCCGCAAATACCACTTGTTGGTCTATCAGGTCCTAAAGGAGAATTCCCAGCAGAATCAACTACTTTAGAGCTAACTGAGTTAATCCCAGAAATGGCTTGTATTCCATTTTGAGCAGCTGTGATTAATACTTCTTGTAATAGTTGTTTAGAAGGAAAAACACCCACTTTAATGATTAAAGGAATAGGATGAACAGCTTTAACAAGTGCCTTTCCGATTTCTGCAACAGCAGAAGGGGACATATAGATAGCTCCTTCTTTTGTCTTTACATTAGGACAAGAGAAATTCGCTTCGATAATCTTAGCACCTGCTGCTTTAGCTAAGGTAGCAACAGCTACAAAATCTTCTATAAAGGAACGCTCTTTTTGAAAAGAACCTACTATAGAAACAACCATAACCTGTCCTTCTTGTAGATAAGCATTTGCACGAGGGATATCCTCTAATAAAAAAGCAGGTGATCTAGAAGGCATGCCAAAAGAGTTTGTAATCGCTAGATCCTCTATTTGCTTAGGTAGAAAAGGGACTTGTTTAACACTATATTTGGGGTCATTTGCATGTATAGGGCCATTTGTATCAACATAAATAATATTTGGCATAGGATGAGCTGCATATTCTTTGCTGCGAATGGTTTTATATACAGGGATATCATATCCCAATTTAGCTGCTAGTGAAATCCATTTAGAGTTTAATAAAGGCCCAGCTGCTACACCAATACAAGAGGCTACTGGGAATCCCAAAAAATTAAGCATTGCTTCTCTAGAAGAAAGGTTTCTTTTGGGAATTGCTCCATCAAAGAAAGGGCCCTCTTCTGCATTTTCTAGATAACTTTTTTTCATATCGTAAATAGGGGCGTGATCTGGATACCAATTAGGTAATTTAGTGGCAGGCATAGAGATTATCTCCTAAAACAGTCATAACGGGCCAACCTTTTAAAGTAAGACCCGCATAGGGACTCCAATTGCATTTTGTCTGTAATAAAGAGGGATCTAGTACTTGTGTTTTTTGCATATCGATTAAAACAATATCCTCACAAGAAGGGAGTCGGAAAATCTCTACGATTTTCTTATGCATGAGTTGTTCAATATCGGACAATTGGATTTTTCCCTGATTACAGGCATCTAGAAGTAAGGGAAGGGTAGTCTCTATGCCGGGCATTCCCGATAAATTTTTAGGATAACTTGCAGATTTTTCTTCTAGGGTGTGAGGAGCGTGATCTGATCCAATTGTATCCACCACTTTTTCTCTAATAGCCTGCCATAGTGCATCAGAGTGAACTTGTTGTCTTAAAGGGGGATTCACTTGTGCTTTAGTTCCTAGTGAATCATAGGCTTTTGTCGAAAGAAATAGATGGTGGGGGGTAACCTCGCAATACACACAAATGCCTTTTTCTTTAGCTTGCCGAATCAACTCTATTTCTTGACTTGTGCTCACATGTAGAAGGTATAAGCGTGTGTGATACTTACGAGCTAAGTCAATAGCTTTGCTAGTTGCTAGATAAGCTACTTGTTCGTTACGAATTTTAGAATGAATTTTAGGTTCTTTATGATGAGAAAACCGGGCTTTTCTTTTAAGAATTAAATCTTGATCTTCTGCATGTACAGCAACTAATAGATCATTTTCTGCAGCGAGTTTAAAAGCTGTTTCTAATGATGTATCATCATCTAATAACAAACCTCCTGTTGAGGACCCCATAAAAATTTTCAAACCGATAACTTCATTACGACAACGCTCAATCTCAGAAAAGTGGTTTTTATCCACACCTA
This sequence is a window from Candidatus Rhabdochlamydia sp. T3358. Protein-coding genes within it:
- the pyrF gene encoding orotidine-5'-phosphate decarboxylase — protein: MTRKYSYEQRIAFCPNPVAKKLFSICQEKQSNLCVAADFTSSDALIAFTELIGPEICMLKTHIDILNDFHPNTTKKLQELSHKENFTIFEDRKFADIGNTVQLQYQGGPFKMVEWADLINAHSVAGPGIIAALKNIGLISNRALLLLAEMSSSGTLAKEEYVEATLKMAEQHEDFVIGFICLKKISNNPKWIHFTPGIQFANDKDGLGQTYQTPDAAIKAGSDIIIVGRGIYQAENPKQAASEYRKAGWSSYALSLSS
- a CDS encoding orotate phosphoribosyltransferase, with the protein product MIQLQTKKMILDLFSIGSIQFGHFVLKSGITSPIYIDLRRIISFPKMVKEIRDALWQLASDLEFSLICGVPYTALPLATAISLKYNIPMLMRRKEIKEYGTKSIIEGIFSKEQLCLVIEDVITTGKSILETVIPLQNLGVIVKNICVVLNREQSDVKALQKNGLSVHSLISIYEALEVLYEEKKIEENIFQNVTCFLKTYDKKI
- the pyrC gene encoding dihydroorotase, giving the protein MITFKQVSTVDGKRLDWQIPSIKEMTFDSHHLTLLPALIDPHAHFRTPGLEYKEDWKTGAKAALQGGITTVFDMPNTLPITNTLERVLEKKQLIQKQLKQAEISLHFDLYLGVDKNHFSEIERCRNEVIGLKIFMGSSTGGLLLDDDTSLETAFKLAAENDLLVAVHAEDQDLILKRKARFSHHKEPKIHSKIRNEQVAYLATSKAIDLARKYHTRLYLLHVSTSQEIELIRQAKEKGICVYCEVTPHHLFLSTKAYDSLGTKAQVNPPLRQQVHSDALWQAIREKVVDTIGSDHAPHTLEEKSASYPKNLSGMPGIETTLPLLLDACNQGKIQLSDIEQLMHKKIVEIFRLPSCEDIVLIDMQKTQVLDPSLLQTKCNWSPYAGLTLKGWPVMTVLGDNLYACH
- a CDS encoding glycosyltransferase family 2 protein, with the translated sequence MPSAYLPKIFIIIVNWNGRQDTLICLSSLESLDYSNYQVIIVDNGSKDDSISAIKLQFPNHVLLENQTNLGFTGGNNIGIQYALNYKADFVLLLNNDTKVSSDLLKHFMLGFQQFPKAGVLGAKICLMQNEGKLDHFGGTWNQKKGVFDLIGLHALDENWDTAFCIDYVCGAAMMIKKEVFEQIGLLESRFFLIWEESDFCMRAKRKGFQIISYPSAKIWHKVSASFTGKTHSTYFWWRNRLLWIERNCAFKHLLSIYTRVLIPETLHLIKIYLLKSIQYTCFKPFYAKAEQERKRHKLFTYKAALRGIKDYLLRRFGPGPDCY
- a CDS encoding EscJ/YscJ/HrcJ family type III secretion inner membrane ring protein gives rise to the protein MIIINDVDEREANEIIVFLASRGISSEKMQAVSTGASATGNEAVKWSITVDGAHSTKAMAILNQNGLPRKKGTSLLDLFAKAGLMSSEKEETIRYQAGLAEQIANMIRKIDGVLDADVQISFPSTEASSMAYGSQQEKLKKITAAVYVKHQGIFDDPNAHLSSKIKRLVSGSVTGLDLNDVTVISDRARFIDVSLTPMSESLEGAGNEYVSIWSIILNKHSASRFRIVFFLLMFCLFIFALLIGWMIWKFYPFLKEKGNWRNLLKIAPFKEKEGKMKPPESES
- a CDS encoding tRNA-dihydrouridine synthase, coding for MPATKLPNWYPDHAPIYDMKKSYLENAEEGPFFDGAIPKRNLSSREAMLNFLGFPVASCIGVAAGPLLNSKWISLAAKLGYDIPVYKTIRSKEYAAHPMPNIIYVDTNGPIHANDPKYSVKQVPFLPKQIEDLAITNSFGMPSRSPAFLLEDIPRANAYLQEGQVMVVSIVGSFQKERSFIEDFVAVATLAKAAGAKIIEANFSCPNVKTKEGAIYMSPSAVAEIGKALVKAVHPIPLIIKVGVFPSKQLLQEVLITAAQNGIQAISGINSVSSKVVDSAGNSPLGPDRPTSGICGGPILSTAVRFITQAHEIIQKEKLDLTLIGVGGISLPEHFSVFFKAKAHAAMTATGMMWDPYLAAKYHTKEQR